In Geopsychrobacter electrodiphilus DSM 16401, a single window of DNA contains:
- a CDS encoding methyl-accepting chemotaxis protein: MRIEISHKFVLGFVVVVGSIVFLNYLVPTIGFIPPSFQQFVTTLGALLVGLIFGWIFSKAFTSNIGVLTTGAERLSQGDLSRKLKLSKSLFSDETEDLAESLNQVVDSLRKLVGKIRSSSVRVNESSRGLSASAEEMTASSHEVAGAIEQISRGAETQAEMVERVSRVIREMADSIEKITASSQILSLSAEETTRTAKEGGRLTDTTLEKMKHVLGVVENNGRQMVSFSEHVQKIGSIIGVITNIAQKTNLLALNATIEAARAGEYGHGFAVVAEEISKLADSTSESAAEITRLIDTTREESQRVHQSMLESVRSIDSGREAIDTTSGVFLAIIEKAEDAQGKANNITILAERQNRGSGDIVTAIEEIARVAEDNAAGTEEVSAATEEQSASMEELTYASQKLAQLADELLTSVSSFNLGSDEESGS; encoded by the coding sequence ATGCGCATCGAAATCAGTCACAAATTTGTCCTCGGATTCGTGGTGGTGGTCGGGTCGATCGTTTTCCTCAACTATCTGGTTCCCACCATCGGTTTCATCCCGCCAAGTTTTCAACAATTTGTCACCACCCTCGGGGCTCTGCTGGTCGGTCTGATCTTCGGCTGGATTTTTTCCAAGGCCTTTACTTCGAATATCGGGGTCTTGACTACCGGTGCAGAACGTCTTAGTCAGGGAGACCTGAGTCGTAAACTTAAATTGAGCAAAAGTCTGTTCTCTGATGAAACGGAAGACCTCGCTGAATCCTTGAATCAGGTTGTCGACAGTTTGCGCAAGCTGGTGGGGAAGATTCGAAGCTCTTCAGTTCGGGTCAACGAGTCTTCTCGGGGGTTAAGTGCCTCGGCAGAAGAGATGACCGCGTCCTCGCACGAGGTTGCTGGCGCAATTGAGCAGATCAGTCGTGGCGCTGAGACTCAGGCTGAAATGGTGGAGAGGGTTTCAAGGGTTATCCGGGAGATGGCCGACTCGATTGAGAAGATTACAGCGTCAAGTCAGATCCTCTCTCTCTCGGCGGAGGAGACTACGCGCACCGCGAAAGAGGGCGGAAGGCTGACCGATACGACTCTTGAAAAAATGAAACATGTTCTCGGTGTGGTTGAAAATAACGGTCGTCAGATGGTGTCGTTCAGCGAGCACGTGCAGAAGATCGGATCGATTATCGGGGTTATCACAAATATCGCGCAGAAGACCAACCTTCTAGCGTTAAACGCAACCATTGAAGCAGCCCGCGCCGGCGAGTATGGGCATGGTTTTGCAGTTGTCGCTGAGGAGATCAGCAAATTGGCTGATAGTACCAGTGAGTCGGCGGCCGAGATCACTCGCTTGATCGACACGACCCGAGAGGAGAGTCAGCGGGTCCATCAATCGATGCTCGAAAGTGTGCGTTCCATCGATTCTGGTCGCGAAGCGATCGATACCACGAGTGGTGTGTTTTTGGCGATTATTGAAAAAGCGGAAGATGCTCAAGGGAAAGCCAATAATATTACAATTCTGGCCGAAAGGCAGAATCGTGGTTCGGGCGACATTGTTACCGCGATCGAAGAGATTGCCCGGGTAGCCGAGGATAATGCCGCGGGGACCGAAGAGGTTTCTGCCGCAACCGAAGAGCAGTCGGCCTCGATGGAAGAGCTGACTTATGCCTCTCAGAAACTGGCGCAACTGGCCGATGAGCTCCTGACGTCGGTCAGCAGTTTTAATCTTGGCAGTGACGAGGAGAGTGGCAGCTGA